Proteins encoded by one window of Cyclobacteriaceae bacterium:
- a CDS encoding penicillin acylase family protein, translating into MNLKFLISLAITLTLIWALNKSWEVGSIRIPPLGKFLDPAHGFWQNIEPKGFRLPESLNIPGLQQPVTVAFDSIMIPHIFAQNDADLYVAQGYVTAFHRLWQMEFQTHAAAGRLAEILGSGPEDAILNYDRNQRRLGMVYAAENAYRGMEKDPVAKMVAEKYAEGINAYIQSLSYKDLPLEYKILDYKPEEWTMLKSALLLRSMAQTLNSGDKDIQMTNALKLFGKEMLEVLYPDREPMGDPIVDKPGGWNFEPANLNDSVHALPDELIAISGLTTPEPNIGSNNWAVSGSKTQSGYPILCNDPHLSITLPSIWYAIQLNAPGINTMGVSLPGAPGIIIGFNDSIAWGVTNAQRDLVDWYRITFENNKKEKYLLDGEWKDTRKVVEEFTIRGGEVLFDTVVYTHWGPVPYDEHFRAENERKHYAFRWIAHDESEELLTFYKLNRAKNHSDYMSALDHFSSPAQNFVFASVTGDIAMRIQGKFPARKKYEGKFVLDGSRSTQGPIGYIPFEHNVMDKNPERGFVSSANQYPADSTYPYYINAVSYEGHRNRRINNVLREKNNLTVKDMMNLQLDNYSIKAEEILPTLLQAVDETTLSPEEKEAYNSLKVWDYYYHKDAQAPPYFEGWWRNLVVSIWDEIRNDSVSLSYPTSWNTSYLIRTQPDLPFYDVQSTPEKETITDLIRQAFKKSMEEVEAWKKENTKPLRWADYKDTYVEHLTRQAPFSFHVEHGGHGDAVNASSRKHGPSWRMIVSVEPDGPKAFATYPGGQSGNPGSVHYNSMLDRWANGTYFRMLFLRQADQSADRILFSTTLNPK; encoded by the coding sequence ATGAACCTGAAATTCCTGATTAGTCTCGCCATTACCCTTACCTTGATCTGGGCACTCAATAAAAGCTGGGAAGTTGGCTCCATACGAATTCCGCCCCTGGGCAAATTCCTTGATCCAGCACATGGTTTTTGGCAAAATATCGAACCCAAAGGATTCAGGCTTCCCGAATCATTAAACATTCCCGGATTACAGCAACCCGTTACGGTTGCGTTCGATAGCATCATGATCCCGCACATTTTTGCACAAAACGATGCAGACCTTTACGTGGCACAAGGCTATGTAACTGCGTTTCATCGGCTGTGGCAGATGGAATTTCAAACCCATGCCGCTGCAGGCCGGTTGGCAGAAATTTTAGGAAGCGGACCCGAGGATGCCATTTTAAATTACGACCGCAACCAACGTAGATTAGGAATGGTATACGCTGCCGAAAATGCTTACCGTGGCATGGAGAAAGACCCGGTGGCCAAAATGGTTGCCGAAAAATATGCCGAGGGAATAAATGCCTACATCCAATCACTCTCATACAAAGACCTTCCCCTGGAGTACAAAATACTAGACTATAAGCCAGAGGAATGGACCATGCTGAAATCAGCTTTGCTCCTGCGCAGCATGGCTCAAACCTTGAACAGTGGTGATAAAGACATACAGATGACGAATGCATTGAAATTATTTGGCAAGGAGATGCTTGAAGTGCTTTATCCCGATCGCGAGCCCATGGGCGACCCAATTGTAGATAAACCAGGTGGCTGGAATTTTGAACCCGCTAACCTCAATGATAGTGTTCATGCATTACCGGATGAACTGATTGCCATCAGCGGACTGACCACACCCGAGCCCAACATCGGTAGCAACAACTGGGCTGTAAGCGGCAGCAAAACACAATCGGGTTACCCGATTTTATGTAACGATCCGCACCTGAGTATAACCCTACCTTCCATCTGGTATGCCATTCAATTGAATGCCCCCGGGATTAACACCATGGGAGTTTCTCTTCCGGGCGCCCCGGGTATTATCATCGGGTTTAATGATTCGATAGCCTGGGGGGTTACCAACGCGCAACGCGATTTGGTGGACTGGTACCGCATTACGTTTGAAAACAACAAAAAGGAAAAATACCTGTTGGATGGTGAATGGAAGGACACCCGAAAAGTGGTTGAGGAATTTACAATTCGTGGTGGTGAGGTACTTTTTGATACGGTTGTCTACACCCATTGGGGTCCGGTTCCATACGATGAACACTTTCGCGCGGAAAATGAACGAAAGCACTATGCTTTCCGGTGGATTGCACACGATGAATCGGAAGAGTTATTGACTTTTTACAAACTGAACCGGGCTAAAAATCACAGCGATTACATGAGCGCATTGGATCATTTCTCGTCCCCCGCTCAAAACTTTGTTTTTGCTTCCGTTACCGGAGATATTGCCATGCGTATCCAGGGAAAATTTCCGGCTCGTAAAAAATATGAAGGTAAATTTGTACTGGATGGGAGTCGTTCAACACAAGGCCCGATTGGATATATTCCGTTTGAACATAATGTGATGGATAAAAATCCGGAGCGAGGCTTTGTCAGCTCTGCCAATCAATACCCAGCCGATTCAACCTATCCGTATTACATCAATGCCGTAAGCTATGAAGGGCATCGCAACCGAAGAATAAACAATGTGCTTCGTGAGAAGAATAACCTCACTGTAAAAGATATGATGAATCTTCAACTGGATAACTACAGCATTAAGGCTGAAGAAATTTTACCCACATTGCTTCAGGCTGTTGATGAAACAACATTATCTCCAGAAGAAAAAGAAGCATACAACAGTTTAAAAGTGTGGGATTACTATTACCATAAAGATGCACAGGCGCCACCCTATTTTGAGGGCTGGTGGCGAAACCTGGTCGTTTCCATTTGGGATGAGATACGAAACGATTCTGTTTCCTTATCCTATCCAACATCATGGAACACAAGTTATTTAATCCGTACACAACCCGACTTACCTTTTTATGATGTCCAATCCACACCCGAAAAGGAAACGATCACTGATCTGATCAGACAAGCCTTTAAAAAATCCATGGAAGAGGTAGAAGCGTGGAAAAAAGAAAACACAAAACCATTGCGCTGGGCTGACTACAAGGATACATACGTTGAACACCTTACCCGTCAGGCGCCTTTTAGCTTTCATGTTGAACATGGCGGACATGGCGATGCCGTGAATGCCTCATCCCGAAAGCACGGCCCATCATGGCGGATGATTGTAAGTGTTGAACCAGACGGCCCTAAAGCCTTTGCCACGTACCCGGGTGGGCAATCCGGAAATCCGGGAAGTGTTCACTACAACTCCATGCTTGATCGGTGGGCAAACGGAACGTATTTTAGGATGCTATTTCTGCGGCAAGCCGATCAGTCTGCCGATAGAATTTTATTTTCCACCACCTTAAACCCAAAATGA
- a CDS encoding Stealth CR1 domain-containing protein, whose protein sequence is MDIDFVITWVDMNDPEWQKEFAKNSGKIDNTKNEVSVARFRDYGFLKYWFRGVEKFAPWVRKIHFVTCGQKPDWINANHPKIKFVNHEDYMPKESLPCYNSNVIEIYMHRIPDLTEHFVYFNDDFFVINHITPKRFFTEGLPNDIAAFRMNFGFSLWNKCLRNNIRLINKRFNKKEIMKRDHDKWFTEAYGSKARLTRLLSFYNKFVTLRTPHNAQPYLKKTFEEVWDYAGDELTEMSKHRFRSPKDYTLELFKTWQICQSNFMPYNTYQDTKMFPLVFRSAQAIQAVRDQSYSLVCLNDSEFIRNFEQTMQGIQAAFESILPEKSSFEK, encoded by the coding sequence ATGGATATAGACTTTGTAATAACCTGGGTGGACATGAACGACCCGGAGTGGCAAAAGGAATTTGCAAAGAATTCAGGAAAAATTGACAACACTAAAAACGAAGTGTCGGTAGCACGCTTCAGGGATTACGGTTTTCTTAAATACTGGTTTAGGGGGGTGGAAAAGTTTGCGCCCTGGGTACGCAAGATTCACTTTGTAACCTGTGGCCAAAAACCAGATTGGATAAATGCAAACCATCCTAAGATAAAGTTTGTCAATCATGAAGATTACATGCCGAAGGAATCTTTGCCGTGCTATAACTCCAACGTGATTGAGATTTACATGCACCGCATACCGGATTTAACGGAGCACTTTGTGTATTTCAATGATGACTTTTTTGTCATCAATCACATTACGCCAAAACGATTTTTTACTGAGGGTTTGCCCAATGATATCGCGGCCTTCCGGATGAATTTTGGATTTTCGTTATGGAACAAGTGCCTGAGGAATAATATCCGGTTGATTAATAAGCGATTCAACAAGAAGGAGATTATGAAACGCGACCATGACAAATGGTTTACCGAAGCGTATGGCAGTAAAGCACGATTAACGCGACTGCTTTCCTTTTACAATAAGTTTGTTACGCTACGCACCCCACACAATGCCCAGCCGTATCTTAAAAAAACATTTGAAGAAGTTTGGGATTATGCAGGAGATGAACTGACGGAGATGTCGAAACATCGTTTCCGTAGCCCGAAGGATTATACGCTGGAGCTTTTCAAGACCTGGCAAATCTGTCAATCGAATTTTATGCCGTATAACACCTATCAGGATACGAAGATGTTTCCGTTGGTGTTTAGGTCAGCTCAGGCTATTCAAGCCGTTCGCGATCAGTCGTATTCCCTGGTTTGTTTGAATGATAGCGAATTCATCAGGAATTTTGAGCAAACTATGCAGGGTATTCAGGCTGCATTTGAAAGTATACTGCCGGAGAAGTCAAGTTTTGAAAAGTGA